A window of Castanea sativa cultivar Marrone di Chiusa Pesio chromosome 1, ASM4071231v1 contains these coding sequences:
- the LOC142611543 gene encoding putative nucleoredoxin 2 isoform X1, giving the protein MKKEGKDGNFEALTNGDYEEQVSSSRFSSLLESKDRDYLLTSTGLQVKVSDLEGKVLGLYFSANWYPPCRNFTPVLVDMYEQLKTNGSDFEIVYVSSDEDLNAFNNYHALMPWLAIPFSDLETKKALNRKFDIEGIPCLVILQPDNNKDDATLHEGVELVYRYGVRAFPFTKERLENLLEEEREKHERQTLTNLITNHDRDYLLGHPSPKQVPVASLVGKTVGLYFSAQWCVPCVKFIPRLISIYQKIKQMLVENGDHEDFEIVFVSNDRNQESFDSYFNGMPWLALPFGDPTVKELAKHFDVRGIPCLIIIGPDGKTVTKQGRNLINLYQENAYPFTEAKVELLEKQMDEEAKSLPRSVYHPGHRHELNLVSEGNGGGPFICCDCDEQGCGWAYQCLECGYEVHPKCVTTADRPSTGQ; this is encoded by the exons atgAAGAAAGAAGGTAAAGATGGTAATTTTGAAGCCCTAACAAACGGTGACTATGAAGAACAGGTCTCAAGCTCAAGATTTTCATCTCTCTTGGAGTCCAAAGATCGAGATTATCTTCTCACTTCAACTGGACTTCAg GTGAAAGTATCTGATCTAGAAGGCAAGGTTCTAGGGCTCTACTTCTCGGCCAATTGGTACCCGCCATGCAGAAACTTCACCCCAGTCCTAGTTGATATGTACGAGCAACTTAAGACCAATGGGTCTGATTTTGAAATTGTGTATGTGTCATCGGATGAAGACTTGAATGCCTTCAACAACTATCATGCATTGATGCCTTGGCTGGCAATTCCATTCTCTGATTTGGAGACTAAGAAAGCATTGAACAGGAAATTTGATATCGAAGGTATTCCTTGCTTAGTCATTTTGCAACCTGACAATAATAAAGATGATGCAACATTGCATGAAGGTGTTGAACTCGTTTATCGATATGGGGTCCGAGCCTTCCCGTTTACTAAAGAGAGGTTGGAGAATTTGCTggaggaagagagggagaagCATGAAAGGCAGACCCTTACCAATTTAATAACTAACCACGATAGAGACTATCTTTTGGGTCATCCCAGTCCTAAACAG GTACCTGTTGCTTCATTGGTAGGTAAAACAGTTGGACTATACTTCTCTGCCCAATGGTGCGTTCCATGTGTTAAGTTTATTCCGAGGTTAATCTCCATCTACCAAAAGATTAAGCAAATGCTGGTAGAAAATGGAGATCATGAGGACTTTGAAATAGTGTTCGTGTCAAATGATCGCAACCAAGAGTCATTTGACTCCTATTTTAATGGCATGCCTTGGCTAGCTTTGCCTTTTGGAGACCCAACTGTGAAGGAGCTTGCTAAGCATTTTGATGTACGCGGGATCCCTTGTTTGATAATTATAGGCCCTGATGGTAAGACAGTAACCAAACAAGGTAGGAACTTGATAAACTTGTACCAAGAAAATGCATACCCTTTCACTGAAGCCAAAGTGGAGTTGCTAGAGAAACAAATGGATGAAGAGGCTAAGAGCCTTCCAAGATCGGTGTACCATCCAGGGCATCGCCACGAGCTCAATTTGGTGTCTGAAGGCAACGGAGGAGGGCCTTTTATATGTTGTGATTGCGATGAACAAGGGTGTGGTTGGGCTTACCAGTGTCTGGAATGTGGGTACGAGGTGCACCCAAAATGTGTGACAACTGCAGATCGCCCCTCTACGGGGCAATAG
- the LOC142611543 gene encoding putative nucleoredoxin 2 isoform X2 encodes MYEQLKTNGSDFEIVYVSSDEDLNAFNNYHALMPWLAIPFSDLETKKALNRKFDIEGIPCLVILQPDNNKDDATLHEGVELVYRYGVRAFPFTKERLENLLEEEREKHERQTLTNLITNHDRDYLLGHPSPKQVPVASLVGKTVGLYFSAQWCVPCVKFIPRLISIYQKIKQMLVENGDHEDFEIVFVSNDRNQESFDSYFNGMPWLALPFGDPTVKELAKHFDVRGIPCLIIIGPDGKTVTKQGRNLINLYQENAYPFTEAKVELLEKQMDEEAKSLPRSVYHPGHRHELNLVSEGNGGGPFICCDCDEQGCGWAYQCLECGYEVHPKCVTTADRPSTGQ; translated from the exons ATGTACGAGCAACTTAAGACCAATGGGTCTGATTTTGAAATTGTGTATGTGTCATCGGATGAAGACTTGAATGCCTTCAACAACTATCATGCATTGATGCCTTGGCTGGCAATTCCATTCTCTGATTTGGAGACTAAGAAAGCATTGAACAGGAAATTTGATATCGAAGGTATTCCTTGCTTAGTCATTTTGCAACCTGACAATAATAAAGATGATGCAACATTGCATGAAGGTGTTGAACTCGTTTATCGATATGGGGTCCGAGCCTTCCCGTTTACTAAAGAGAGGTTGGAGAATTTGCTggaggaagagagggagaagCATGAAAGGCAGACCCTTACCAATTTAATAACTAACCACGATAGAGACTATCTTTTGGGTCATCCCAGTCCTAAACAG GTACCTGTTGCTTCATTGGTAGGTAAAACAGTTGGACTATACTTCTCTGCCCAATGGTGCGTTCCATGTGTTAAGTTTATTCCGAGGTTAATCTCCATCTACCAAAAGATTAAGCAAATGCTGGTAGAAAATGGAGATCATGAGGACTTTGAAATAGTGTTCGTGTCAAATGATCGCAACCAAGAGTCATTTGACTCCTATTTTAATGGCATGCCTTGGCTAGCTTTGCCTTTTGGAGACCCAACTGTGAAGGAGCTTGCTAAGCATTTTGATGTACGCGGGATCCCTTGTTTGATAATTATAGGCCCTGATGGTAAGACAGTAACCAAACAAGGTAGGAACTTGATAAACTTGTACCAAGAAAATGCATACCCTTTCACTGAAGCCAAAGTGGAGTTGCTAGAGAAACAAATGGATGAAGAGGCTAAGAGCCTTCCAAGATCGGTGTACCATCCAGGGCATCGCCACGAGCTCAATTTGGTGTCTGAAGGCAACGGAGGAGGGCCTTTTATATGTTGTGATTGCGATGAACAAGGGTGTGGTTGGGCTTACCAGTGTCTGGAATGTGGGTACGAGGTGCACCCAAAATGTGTGACAACTGCAGATCGCCCCTCTACGGGGCAATAG
- the LOC142621675 gene encoding NEP1-interacting protein 2-like isoform X2: MEELWCSAVSAVLCILFCVIFNFLFALVGAEMGAMIGALIAIKTKSSVFHGTAVGAIKGGIFSIELSRIILDLWNSNISSSRFFLSLIDIIAKLLSGRPVAELYTPTMPSAVQMQRQNVTDQVHGSITTSEEVPTRTTMGLSRYSDEKIRRFQITYKHMSDSSGNGISCSICLQDFQLEEMARSLPPCHHIFHLQCIDKWLVGHSSCPLCRREI; the protein is encoded by the exons ATGGAGGAGTTGTGGTGCTCCGCAGTTTCTGCAGTTTTATGCATCCTCTTCTGTGtgattttcaatttcttatttGCATTGG TTGGTGCAGAAATGGGGGCCATGATTGGAGCTTTGATTGCCATAAAAACAAAGAGCAGCGTGTTCCATGGGACCGCGGTTGGAGCGATCAAGGGTGGCATTTTCTCCATTGAGCTTTCAAGAATTATACTTGATCTATGGAATTCTAATATAAGCAGTTCAAGGTTTTTCCTCTCCTTG ATTGACATTATCGCAAAACTTTTGAGTGGAAGACCAGTTGCAGAACTATATACACCAACCATGCCAAGCGCAGTGCAAATGCAAAGACAG AATGTGACTGATCAGGTACATGGTTCCATTACAACTTCTGAGGAGGTCCCAACGAGAACTACCATGGGGTTATCAAGATATTCAGATGAGAAGATCCGCAGGTTCCAAATCACATATAAACACATGTCAGATTCTTCAGGGAATGGAATATCCTGCTCAATTTGCCTACAG GACTTTCAGCTGGAGGAAATGGCTCGTAGCTTGCCGCCTTGTCACCACATTTTTCATCTGCAATGTATAGATAAGTGGCTTGTGGGGCATAGCTCTTGTCCCTTGTGCAGAAGGGAAATATAA
- the LOC142621675 gene encoding NEP1-interacting protein 2-like isoform X4: MGICTYPVSSFPFWVSGERVRELCCCMLYALICKIFNAIFTIFFAVVGAEMGAMIGALIAIKTKSSVFHGTAVGAIKGGIFSIELSRIILDLWNSNISSSRFFLSLIDIIAKLLSGRPVAELYTPTMPSAVQMQRQNVTDQVHGSITTSEEVPTRTTMGLSRYSDEKIRRFQITYKHMSDSSGNGISCSICLQDFQLEEMARSLPPCHHIFHLQCIDKWLVGHSSCPLCRREI; encoded by the exons ATGGGCATTTGCACCTATCCTGTTTCTTCCTTCCCATTTTGGGTCTCTGGCGAAAGAGTACGGGAGTTGTGCTGCTGCATGCTTTATGCACTTATATGCAAAATCTTTAACGCGATCTTCACTATCTTCTTTGCAGTAG TTGGTGCAGAAATGGGGGCCATGATTGGAGCTTTGATTGCCATAAAAACAAAGAGCAGCGTGTTCCATGGGACCGCGGTTGGAGCGATCAAGGGTGGCATTTTCTCCATTGAGCTTTCAAGAATTATACTTGATCTATGGAATTCTAATATAAGCAGTTCAAGGTTTTTCCTCTCCTTG ATTGACATTATCGCAAAACTTTTGAGTGGAAGACCAGTTGCAGAACTATATACACCAACCATGCCAAGCGCAGTGCAAATGCAAAGACAG AATGTGACTGATCAGGTACATGGTTCCATTACAACTTCTGAGGAGGTCCCAACGAGAACTACCATGGGGTTATCAAGATATTCAGATGAGAAGATCCGCAGGTTCCAAATCACATATAAACACATGTCAGATTCTTCAGGGAATGGAATATCCTGCTCAATTTGCCTACAG GACTTTCAGCTGGAGGAAATGGCTCGTAGCTTGCCGCCTTGTCACCACATTTTTCATCTGCAATGTATAGATAAGTGGCTTGTGGGGCATAGCTCTTGTCCCTTGTGCAGAAGGGAAATATAA
- the LOC142621675 gene encoding NEP1-interacting protein 2-like isoform X1: MGICTYPVSSFPFWVSGERVRELCCCMLYALICKIFNAIFTIFFAVVGAEMGAMIGALIAIKTKSSVFHGTAVGAIKGGIFSIELSRIILDLWNSNISSSRFFLSLIDIIAKLLSGRPVAELYTPTMPSAVQMQRQVHGSITTSEEVPTRTTMGLSRYSDEKIRRFQITYKHMSDSSGNGISCSICLQDFQLEEMARSLPPCHHIFHLQCIDKWLVGHSSCPLCRREI, from the exons ATGGGCATTTGCACCTATCCTGTTTCTTCCTTCCCATTTTGGGTCTCTGGCGAAAGAGTACGGGAGTTGTGCTGCTGCATGCTTTATGCACTTATATGCAAAATCTTTAACGCGATCTTCACTATCTTCTTTGCAGTAG TTGGTGCAGAAATGGGGGCCATGATTGGAGCTTTGATTGCCATAAAAACAAAGAGCAGCGTGTTCCATGGGACCGCGGTTGGAGCGATCAAGGGTGGCATTTTCTCCATTGAGCTTTCAAGAATTATACTTGATCTATGGAATTCTAATATAAGCAGTTCAAGGTTTTTCCTCTCCTTG ATTGACATTATCGCAAAACTTTTGAGTGGAAGACCAGTTGCAGAACTATATACACCAACCATGCCAAGCGCAGTGCAAATGCAAAGACAG GTACATGGTTCCATTACAACTTCTGAGGAGGTCCCAACGAGAACTACCATGGGGTTATCAAGATATTCAGATGAGAAGATCCGCAGGTTCCAAATCACATATAAACACATGTCAGATTCTTCAGGGAATGGAATATCCTGCTCAATTTGCCTACAG GACTTTCAGCTGGAGGAAATGGCTCGTAGCTTGCCGCCTTGTCACCACATTTTTCATCTGCAATGTATAGATAAGTGGCTTGTGGGGCATAGCTCTTGTCCCTTGTGCAGAAGGGAAATATAA
- the LOC142621675 gene encoding NEP1-interacting protein 2-like isoform X3 gives MEELWCSAVSAVLCILFCVIFNFLFALEMGAMIGALIAIKTKSSVFHGTAVGAIKGGIFSIELSRIILDLWNSNISSSRFFLSLIDIIAKLLSGRPVAELYTPTMPSAVQMQRQNVTDQVHGSITTSEEVPTRTTMGLSRYSDEKIRRFQITYKHMSDSSGNGISCSICLQDFQLEEMARSLPPCHHIFHLQCIDKWLVGHSSCPLCRREI, from the exons ATGGAGGAGTTGTGGTGCTCCGCAGTTTCTGCAGTTTTATGCATCCTCTTCTGTGtgattttcaatttcttatttGCATTGG AAATGGGGGCCATGATTGGAGCTTTGATTGCCATAAAAACAAAGAGCAGCGTGTTCCATGGGACCGCGGTTGGAGCGATCAAGGGTGGCATTTTCTCCATTGAGCTTTCAAGAATTATACTTGATCTATGGAATTCTAATATAAGCAGTTCAAGGTTTTTCCTCTCCTTG ATTGACATTATCGCAAAACTTTTGAGTGGAAGACCAGTTGCAGAACTATATACACCAACCATGCCAAGCGCAGTGCAAATGCAAAGACAG AATGTGACTGATCAGGTACATGGTTCCATTACAACTTCTGAGGAGGTCCCAACGAGAACTACCATGGGGTTATCAAGATATTCAGATGAGAAGATCCGCAGGTTCCAAATCACATATAAACACATGTCAGATTCTTCAGGGAATGGAATATCCTGCTCAATTTGCCTACAG GACTTTCAGCTGGAGGAAATGGCTCGTAGCTTGCCGCCTTGTCACCACATTTTTCATCTGCAATGTATAGATAAGTGGCTTGTGGGGCATAGCTCTTGTCCCTTGTGCAGAAGGGAAATATAA